From the Patescibacteria group bacterium genome, one window contains:
- a CDS encoding phosphomannomutase/phosphoglucomutase, with product MDFPLHVFRAYDVRGIALGDLPEITPEFARRIGHAFVRELKIPNPKLAVGRDNRLTGDELNSALVAGLVEAGAEVLDIGHATSPYLYFVVCDQKLDGGIVLTASHNPKEYNGFKLIAREAIPLTSDEIQNIGARVCSTEDFAIRADGKVEKADYQQAYFAKLKSLAPLSRKLKVVLDCGNGTAGYFAPEFFRALGCEVVELFCEPDGNFPHHMPNPEDTESLKDLQKKVVETSADLGLAFDGDGDRLGVVDERGTIIPADRILILLARDLLARNSGAEIIFDVKCTYVLEDEIKKLGGVALRWKTGHSFIKRKMRDDGALLAGEVSGHIFFAENYFGVDDGLLAAAKVTSIVANSGHTISALLADVPQTHTTPEIKLPIADSEKFVTMQKIVADFSAEFENADTLDGVRVSFADGAWGLVRASNTSPVLTSRFEADSAVRLAEVKDIFRERLAKYSALDATPLN from the coding sequence ATGGATTTTCCGCTCCATGTTTTTCGCGCCTACGATGTTCGCGGTATCGCGCTCGGTGATTTACCGGAAATCACACCAGAATTCGCGCGTCGAATCGGTCACGCTTTTGTGCGCGAATTAAAAATTCCCAATCCCAAATTGGCAGTCGGGCGCGACAATCGGCTGACGGGTGATGAATTAAATTCTGCGCTCGTCGCTGGGCTCGTCGAGGCGGGTGCGGAAGTGCTCGACATCGGGCACGCGACTTCGCCGTACCTTTACTTCGTCGTCTGCGATCAAAAGCTCGATGGCGGCATCGTCCTGACGGCGAGCCATAATCCGAAAGAATACAACGGCTTCAAATTAATCGCGCGCGAGGCGATTCCGCTGACTTCCGATGAAATTCAAAATATTGGCGCGCGCGTTTGTTCGACCGAAGACTTCGCTATTCGCGCTGATGGCAAAGTCGAAAAAGCAGATTACCAACAAGCTTATTTTGCCAAATTAAAATCGCTTGCGCCGCTCTCACGCAAATTAAAAGTCGTGCTCGATTGCGGCAATGGCACGGCGGGTTATTTCGCGCCTGAATTTTTCCGCGCGCTTGGTTGCGAAGTCGTCGAGCTGTTTTGTGAGCCGGACGGAAATTTTCCGCACCACATGCCGAATCCTGAGGACACAGAAAGCCTGAAAGACTTGCAGAAAAAAGTCGTCGAAACTTCCGCCGATCTTGGACTGGCTTTCGACGGCGACGGCGACCGACTTGGCGTCGTCGACGAACGCGGCACGATTATTCCGGCGGATCGAATTTTAATCTTGCTCGCGCGGGACTTGCTCGCGCGCAACTCAGGGGCAGAAATTATTTTTGATGTGAAATGCACCTATGTGCTTGAAGACGAAATTAAAAAACTGGGCGGTGTCGCGCTGCGCTGGAAAACCGGGCATTCTTTCATCAAGCGCAAAATGCGCGATGATGGCGCGCTGCTCGCGGGCGAAGTTTCCGGCCACATTTTTTTCGCCGAAAATTATTTCGGCGTGGACGACGGCTTGCTCGCCGCGGCCAAAGTCACAAGTATTGTCGCCAATTCGGGGCACACAATTTCCGCCTTGCTCGCCGATGTTCCGCAGACGCACACGACTCCGGAGATCAAATTGCCGATTGCCGATTCCGAAAAATTTGTGACGATGCAAAAAATTGTCGCGGACTTCTCCGCCGAATTTGAAAATGCCGACACGCTGGATGGAGTACGCGTGAGCTTCGCCGATGGTGCGTGGGGACTCGTGCGCGCGTCAAACACCTCGCCAGTTTTGACCTCGCGCTTCGAGGCGGATTCCGCGGTGCGACTCGCTGAGGTCAAAGATATTTTCCGCGAACGACTTGCGAAGTATTCCGCGCTTGATGCGACGCCGCTAAATTAG
- a CDS encoding RNase J family beta-CASP ribonuclease: protein MNDKLDTWLNKNIGDAAQPSQPSPPPPHTHKKFPPQKKFHKKTPTHSQAPHPKPHTHIQPKNSPTPQAETFDEKVRVIPLGGQEEVGRNMSAIFYKEDIVIIDCGLQFPEMDMFGVDYVIPDVKFLEDKTNRIRGILLTHGHLDHIGALQHILPKLNFPPLIGTPLTLGLVKKRLDEYGLTAKTKFIEIKNPAIEKIQLGKHLSAEFFRVNHSIPDGVGICLNTPVGTIVHTGDFKFDFTPSDGLKCDFGKIAEIGRRGVLLAFADSTNAEKPGYTISEKIVNENIAKTIMEAKGRVILATFSSLIGRIQHIVNAANRSGRKVFVSGRSMIANLEMAEGLGYLKAPQGLIRPLKKGVKINELAPNKVMILCTGSQGEELSALTRIALGEHQTIQVKEGDTVIFSSTPIIGNERAVVAVTNNLLRLGARVITNKNLDVHTSGHASAEDLKLMHSLLKPKFLVPVHGELHMRYAHRDIAMKVGMDEGNILLLDNGDILELAPNNIVRKSKSKVRVNNILIDGLGVGDIGASVLRERQIMSENGIVAIVFKAYAQSGKLVGAPDIISRGFVYMKESSAIVEETKKVAMKAYEEVAGKDYKEVRKEVSRAVAKFIRQRIDREPLILPYTIQI, encoded by the coding sequence ATGAACGACAAATTGGATACCTGGTTGAACAAAAACATCGGTGACGCGGCGCAACCATCACAACCTTCCCCGCCGCCACCTCACACTCACAAAAAATTTCCACCACAAAAAAAGTTTCACAAAAAAACTCCCACTCATTCTCAGGCTCCGCACCCGAAACCGCACACACACATTCAGCCGAAAAATTCACCTACTCCTCAGGCGGAGACTTTCGATGAAAAAGTGCGCGTCATTCCACTCGGCGGACAGGAAGAAGTCGGACGCAACATGTCGGCGATTTTTTACAAAGAAGATATCGTCATCATCGACTGCGGTCTGCAATTCCCGGAGATGGATATGTTCGGCGTGGACTATGTCATTCCCGATGTGAAATTTCTAGAAGATAAAACTAACCGCATTCGCGGAATCTTATTGACGCATGGTCATCTCGACCACATCGGCGCACTGCAACACATTTTGCCGAAATTAAATTTCCCACCGCTGATCGGCACGCCGCTCACGCTCGGGCTCGTGAAAAAAAGATTGGACGAATACGGGCTCACCGCGAAAACGAAATTCATCGAAATCAAAAATCCGGCGATTGAAAAAATCCAACTCGGCAAACATCTCTCGGCGGAATTTTTCCGTGTCAATCACTCCATCCCCGACGGCGTCGGCATCTGTCTCAATACGCCAGTCGGCACAATCGTCCACACTGGCGATTTCAAATTTGATTTCACACCGTCCGACGGACTGAAGTGCGACTTCGGCAAGATTGCGGAAATCGGTCGTCGCGGCGTCTTGCTCGCTTTCGCCGATTCGACGAATGCCGAGAAACCGGGCTATACCATTTCCGAAAAAATCGTGAATGAAAATATCGCGAAGACCATCATGGAAGCGAAAGGTCGCGTGATTCTCGCAACTTTTTCGAGTCTCATCGGACGCATCCAGCACATCGTGAATGCGGCGAATCGCAGTGGTCGCAAAGTCTTCGTGAGCGGTCGCTCGATGATCGCGAATCTCGAAATGGCAGAAGGTCTCGGCTACCTCAAAGCACCGCAGGGACTCATCCGACCTTTGAAAAAAGGTGTGAAAATCAATGAACTCGCACCGAATAAAGTCATGATTCTCTGCACGGGCAGCCAGGGCGAAGAACTCTCCGCGCTCACGCGCATCGCGCTCGGCGAGCACCAGACGATCCAAGTGAAAGAAGGCGACACGGTGATTTTTAGCTCGACACCAATCATCGGCAATGAACGCGCCGTCGTCGCCGTGACGAATAATTTGCTGCGACTCGGTGCGCGCGTGATTACGAATAAAAATCTCGATGTCCACACTTCCGGTCACGCGAGTGCCGAAGATTTGAAATTGATGCACTCGCTCCTCAAACCAAAATTCCTCGTCCCCGTCCATGGCGAGCTGCACATGCGCTACGCCCACCGCGACATCGCGATGAAAGTCGGCATGGACGAAGGCAATATCTTGCTACTCGACAACGGCGACATCCTCGAACTCGCGCCGAATAATATCGTGCGCAAATCGAAGTCGAAAGTCCGCGTCAATAATATCTTGATCGACGGACTCGGTGTCGGTGACATCGGTGCATCCGTCCTGCGTGAACGCCAGATTATGAGCGAAAATGGCATCGTCGCCATCGTCTTCAAGGCCTACGCGCAATCCGGCAAACTCGTCGGCGCGCCCGACATCATCTCGCGCGGATTCGTCTATATGAAAGAATCAAGCGCCATCGTCGAGGAGACTAAGAAAGTCGCGATGAAAGCGTATGAAGAAGTCGCGGGCAAAGATTACAAAGAAGTCCGCAAAGAAGTCTCCCGCGCCGTCGCGAAATTCATCCGCCAAAGAATTGATCGCGAACCGCTGATTCTGCCTTACACGATTCAGATTTGA
- the cysK gene encoding cysteine synthase A, producing the protein MQDLTNLVGDTPLFEVEKNIFAKLEFRNPVGSVKDRPAAAMIAAAEKSGELKAGGLIVEPTSGNTGIALAALGAAKNYRVKLVMPESMSLERRKILIALGAELILTPAAGGMVAAIAEAEKIAKSENGWLPNQFENPANPASHFATTGPEIFRELPEIQIFVAGVGTGGTISGVGRFLKSQNSKIKIVAVEPSESAVLSGEQNGSHKIQGIGAGFIPKNFDQSVVDEILPIASELAFTVARELAKKGLFVGISSGANFAAARILSQKYPGQKIATIFPDGGERYLSTELFL; encoded by the coding sequence GTGCAAGATTTGACTAATCTCGTTGGCGACACGCCGCTTTTCGAAGTTGAGAAAAATATTTTTGCGAAGCTCGAATTTCGCAATCCGGTGGGCTCGGTGAAAGATCGTCCGGCGGCGGCGATGATTGCGGCGGCGGAAAAATCGGGCGAGCTGAAAGCGGGCGGACTAATCGTCGAGCCGACGAGTGGCAATACCGGCATCGCGCTCGCGGCGCTCGGCGCAGCGAAAAATTATCGCGTGAAATTAGTCATGCCGGAAAGTATGTCGCTCGAGCGGCGCAAAATTTTAATCGCGCTCGGCGCGGAATTGATTCTCACTCCGGCGGCAGGCGGGATGGTCGCGGCGATTGCAGAGGCAGAGAAAATCGCCAAAAGTGAAAATGGCTGGCTGCCGAATCAATTCGAAAATCCGGCTAATCCGGCGAGTCATTTCGCGACGACTGGTCCGGAAATTTTTCGTGAGTTGCCTGAGATTCAAATTTTTGTCGCGGGAGTCGGGACGGGTGGGACGATTTCGGGCGTCGGTCGCTTTCTCAAATCACAAAATTCCAAAATTAAAATCGTCGCGGTCGAGCCGAGTGAGTCGGCGGTTTTGTCTGGCGAACAAAATGGTTCGCATAAAATTCAGGGTATCGGTGCGGGGTTCATTCCCAAAAATTTCGATCAGAGTGTTGTGGATGAGATTCTTCCGATCGCCTCTGAGCTGGCTTTCACCGTCGCGCGTGAGCTTGCGAAAAAAGGTTTGTTTGTCGGGATTTCCTCCGGTGCGAATTTCGCGGCCGCGCGAATTTTGTCTCAAAAATATCCCGGACAAAAAATTGCGACCATTTTTCCCGACGGCGGCGAGCGCTATCTCTCGACTGAATTATTTTTATAG
- the dnaJ gene encoding molecular chaperone DnaJ, which produces MAKDFYKILGVEKNASEAEIKKAFRSAARKYHPDQATGDKKEAEAKFKEVSEAYETLGDKQKRANYDRFGSSANFGGGNGGGGAGGFNAGGFDFSGGGFNFEGGGIGDIFETFFGGGGGGAKSRGPARGANLELRLKIKFEEAIFGTTAEFRADRLAQCEHCGGTGGEPGAKIAECKTCHGTGEVTTVRQTVFGAMQHRAVCPDCDGEGKTFEKKCSVCHGTGRARKMEKLKVKIPAGVENGAVIRLAGQGEAGAKGGQAGDLFLQITVEPSREFERRGADIFSTQKINFIEATLGNEIAVKTVHGNVKLKIPAGTQSHTNFKIKNYGAPKLNSSERGDHLVKILVEIPKKLSRKEKELFEKLATEGGVNIR; this is translated from the coding sequence ATGGCAAAAGATTTTTACAAAATTCTCGGCGTGGAAAAAAACGCAAGCGAGGCAGAAATCAAGAAAGCTTTTCGCAGCGCCGCACGCAAATACCATCCGGACCAAGCCACCGGCGACAAGAAAGAGGCGGAGGCAAAATTCAAAGAAGTCTCGGAAGCTTACGAAACTCTCGGCGACAAACAAAAGCGCGCGAACTACGATCGCTTTGGCAGCAGCGCGAATTTTGGCGGAGGCAATGGCGGAGGCGGAGCGGGCGGATTCAATGCAGGCGGTTTTGATTTTTCCGGTGGCGGATTCAATTTCGAAGGCGGCGGCATCGGCGATATTTTCGAAACATTTTTCGGCGGTGGTGGTGGCGGAGCGAAATCCCGCGGTCCTGCCCGTGGCGCGAATCTAGAATTGCGTTTGAAAATAAAATTCGAGGAAGCAATCTTCGGCACGACGGCAGAATTTCGCGCAGACCGACTCGCGCAGTGCGAACACTGCGGCGGAACTGGCGGCGAACCGGGTGCGAAAATCGCAGAATGCAAAACCTGTCACGGCACGGGCGAAGTGACGACTGTCCGGCAGACGGTCTTCGGCGCGATGCAGCACCGCGCGGTCTGCCCCGATTGCGACGGCGAAGGCAAAACTTTTGAGAAAAAATGCAGCGTCTGTCATGGCACGGGTCGGGCGCGAAAAATGGAAAAATTGAAAGTGAAAATTCCGGCCGGTGTAGAGAATGGTGCTGTCATCCGACTCGCCGGTCAGGGCGAAGCCGGCGCGAAAGGCGGTCAAGCTGGCGACCTCTTCCTGCAAATCACAGTCGAGCCGTCGCGCGAATTTGAGCGGCGCGGCGCAGATATTTTTTCGACGCAAAAAATTAATTTCATCGAAGCGACACTCGGCAATGAAATCGCGGTCAAGACTGTCCACGGCAATGTGAAGCTCAAAATTCCGGCTGGTACGCAATCGCACACGAATTTCAAAATCAAAAATTACGGCGCGCCGAAACTAAATTCCAGCGAGCGCGGCGACCACCTCGTGAAAATTTTGGTCGAGATTCCGAAGAAATTATCGCGCAAAGAAAAAGAACTGTTTGAAAAATTAGCGACTGAAGGCGGCGTGAACATTCGCTAA
- a CDS encoding 2-phospho-L-lactate transferase CofD family protein, protein MQKIVLVGGGSGISPLLAEFARHEISVTAVVTVFDNGGSTGILRREFDIPAVGDLRKNVSATAGALGQFFEKRDGQHALGNLVLADLIRENGFKKATKIFSAFGAIEVVPVSFSNSQIVGTFENGNKIIGEEKFDHASKELANHKIKKIALEPRAKLNPAVPKLFAAADKIVVGPGSLFGSLLVNFAVTGFKQAFAKSRAQKIFVMHASEQFGCRGESVEAIVKRFGVDFDEVLPTRKWHPRGLAKRILA, encoded by the coding sequence ATGCAAAAAATTGTTTTAGTCGGCGGCGGTTCGGGTATCTCGCCACTCTTGGCAGAATTCGCGCGCCACGAAATTTCCGTCACGGCGGTCGTGACCGTTTTCGACAACGGCGGCTCGACCGGAATTCTGCGCCGCGAGTTCGACATTCCTGCCGTCGGCGATCTGCGCAAAAATGTCTCGGCGACAGCCGGTGCGCTTGGTCAGTTCTTCGAAAAACGCGACGGTCAGCACGCACTCGGCAATCTCGTCTTGGCTGATTTGATTCGCGAAAATGGTTTTAAAAAAGCCACCAAAATTTTCTCCGCATTTGGCGCAATCGAAGTTGTGCCAGTTTCTTTTTCGAATTCCCAAATTGTCGGCACTTTCGAAAATGGCAACAAGATTATCGGTGAAGAAAAATTCGACCACGCTTCGAAAGAACTCGCCAATCACAAGATTAAAAAAATTGCGCTCGAGCCGCGGGCAAAATTGAATCCAGCAGTTCCCAAACTTTTCGCTGCAGCAGACAAAATCGTCGTCGGTCCAGGGAGCCTATTTGGCAGCTTGCTCGTAAATTTCGCCGTCACAGGATTCAAGCAAGCATTTGCAAAATCCCGCGCGCAAAAAATTTTCGTCATGCATGCGAGCGAGCAATTCGGCTGTCGCGGGGAAAGCGTCGAGGCGATTGTGAAAAGATTTGGCGTGGATTTTGACGAAGTTCTGCCTACTAGGAAATGGCATCCGCGAGGGCTCGCTAAGAGAATTCTCGCGTGA
- the carA gene encoding glutamine-hydrolyzing carbamoyl-phosphate synthase small subunit — MEKILTLADGSTISGESFGADTTAAGEVVFATGMVGYSESFTDPSFAGQILVLTYPLVGNYGVPSHTIWDTKHGAKVLENFESEKIQIAGLIVSEYSEKYSHHAAKESLAEWLKREGIPAITGVDTRALTQKLRDHGTILGELANAKKMDKKFYDPNKEHLVARVSPTKPQFFQNGKKTVAILDCGMKLNILRNFLDRGVSIWHLPHDADLSQYEFDGLFVSNGPGDPVFAREAIESIRRELKNNKPIFGICLGNQLLALAAGMTTEKLPYGHRSQNQPVREIATGKCFVTSQNHGFTVSRQMKDGFEVAFENINDGSVEGLRHKTKPFFSVQFHPEATPGPTDAEYLFDEFVAKL; from the coding sequence ATGGAAAAAATTCTCACTCTCGCAGACGGCTCGACGATTTCGGGCGAAAGTTTTGGCGCAGACACGACTGCGGCGGGTGAAGTCGTTTTCGCGACGGGGATGGTCGGCTATTCCGAGAGCTTCACAGATCCGAGTTTCGCCGGGCAGATTCTAGTTTTGACTTATCCGCTCGTCGGTAATTACGGCGTGCCAAGTCATACAATATGGGACACGAAGCATGGGGCGAAAGTTTTGGAAAATTTCGAAAGTGAGAAAATTCAAATCGCCGGGCTGATTGTTTCCGAATATTCTGAAAAATATTCACACCACGCCGCGAAAGAAAGCTTGGCTGAATGGTTAAAAAGAGAGGGAATTCCTGCCATCACTGGTGTGGACACACGCGCGCTGACCCAAAAATTGCGCGATCATGGCACCATCTTGGGCGAGCTGGCGAATGCGAAAAAAATGGACAAGAAATTTTACGATCCGAACAAAGAGCATTTAGTCGCGCGTGTCTCGCCGACCAAGCCGCAGTTTTTCCAGAACGGCAAAAAGACCGTCGCGATTCTCGACTGCGGGATGAAGCTCAATATTCTCCGCAACTTTCTCGACCGCGGTGTGTCCATCTGGCATTTGCCGCACGACGCTGATTTGTCCCAGTACGAATTCGACGGACTCTTCGTCTCGAATGGTCCGGGCGATCCGGTCTTCGCTCGTGAAGCGATCGAGTCGATTCGCCGAGAACTGAAAAATAACAAACCGATTTTCGGAATCTGTCTCGGTAATCAGCTGCTCGCACTGGCAGCCGGTATGACGACGGAAAAATTGCCCTACGGTCATCGCTCGCAGAATCAGCCCGTGCGCGAAATCGCGACTGGCAAATGTTTCGTCACTTCACAAAATCACGGCTTCACCGTTTCGCGTCAGATGAAAGACGGTTTCGAAGTCGCTTTCGAAAACATCAACGACGGCTCGGTCGAAGGTTTGCGACACAAGACCAAACCTTTTTTCTCCGTCCAATTTCACCCTGAGGCGACGCCGGGACCGACCGATGCAGAATATCTTTTCGATGAATTCGTCGCGAAGCTGTAA
- a CDS encoding peptidoglycan-binding protein, translating into MPKLKQKIVAGLLTFSLLASFAPTVFAAADFEPYDATFVISAYYSPLPNQRVYFRGTYAADVRLNGNGTNGADGTQVYPGMLAAPKTYPFGMKIEIPGLGVGAIHDRGGAIVLAGERTIATHDRLDVWMGRGEEGLARALQWGVRTVHAKVYPATATLAESFTLPSMSPVFVADLQIGSSGDTVTRLQNELKTYGYFQDEVDGTYDEGTAQAVLGYQLARKLVASADSAGAGILDSNTRASLNSELFQRSWTPPNSLLIATANAASGVSVAKTSTSTLASTSTKPVATAVRFPTTLTLGDRGALVREMQIALTEAGSYECEVNGVFDEKMEDCIFKFQSENQILANRTDFGAGFFGEKTREKLASLLDARDAEVAKLIADKAPTSTIDVGASGEAVTKLQTALRDLGFFAGEISGEYDAATEAAVLAFQTSKGIVASAASSGAGVFGPKTRAALTADLQSQLLATAELPTNPEWTRQTLVAYTPTFAASLSLGDSGEAVTELQKVLQKLGYSELAISGEFDEATELAVLDFQIKSEVLATSTESGAGSFGPKTRAAINSIIDTQQIALAA; encoded by the coding sequence ATGCCAAAACTAAAACAAAAAATTGTTGCGGGGTTGCTGACTTTTTCTTTGCTCGCATCGTTTGCGCCGACAGTTTTTGCCGCTGCCGATTTCGAGCCCTACGACGCGACTTTCGTGATTTCGGCTTATTACTCACCGTTGCCGAATCAGCGCGTTTACTTCCGTGGGACTTATGCGGCGGATGTGCGCCTGAACGGTAATGGCACAAACGGTGCGGACGGCACACAGGTTTATCCAGGCATGCTCGCGGCGCCCAAAACCTATCCTTTCGGCATGAAAATTGAAATCCCGGGACTTGGTGTCGGGGCGATTCATGACCGCGGTGGGGCAATAGTTCTCGCTGGCGAACGCACGATTGCGACGCACGACCGACTTGATGTCTGGATGGGTCGTGGCGAAGAAGGTCTCGCGCGCGCTTTGCAGTGGGGCGTGCGGACAGTCCACGCGAAAGTTTATCCGGCGACTGCGACGCTTGCCGAAAGTTTCACGCTCCCGTCGATGTCTCCGGTTTTCGTCGCGGATTTACAAATCGGCAGCTCGGGTGATACGGTGACGCGTCTGCAAAATGAGCTCAAAACTTACGGTTATTTCCAGGATGAGGTCGACGGAACTTACGACGAGGGGACGGCGCAAGCTGTGCTCGGTTATCAGCTGGCTCGCAAGCTTGTCGCGTCGGCTGATTCTGCGGGAGCCGGAATTCTCGATTCAAACACGCGGGCGAGTTTGAATTCAGAGCTTTTTCAGCGCAGCTGGACACCGCCAAATTCACTGCTGATTGCGACGGCGAATGCGGCGAGTGGAGTTTCAGTCGCTAAAACTTCAACCTCAACTTTAGCTTCGACTTCGACCAAGCCAGTCGCTACTGCGGTGCGTTTCCCGACGACACTCACGCTCGGTGATCGCGGCGCACTAGTGCGCGAGATGCAAATCGCGCTCACTGAGGCTGGTTCCTACGAGTGCGAAGTGAATGGAGTTTTCGATGAAAAAATGGAGGACTGTATTTTCAAATTTCAATCCGAGAACCAAATTCTCGCGAATCGTACTGATTTCGGCGCCGGATTTTTCGGCGAGAAAACGCGTGAAAAATTGGCAAGTTTGCTCGACGCGCGCGATGCTGAAGTCGCGAAACTAATTGCCGATAAAGCCCCGACCTCGACGATTGATGTCGGCGCGAGCGGTGAGGCAGTGACGAAATTACAAACTGCACTCCGCGATCTCGGTTTTTTTGCTGGTGAGATTTCCGGTGAATACGACGCGGCGACTGAGGCGGCGGTGCTCGCTTTCCAAACATCCAAGGGGATTGTTGCCTCGGCGGCAAGTTCGGGTGCGGGAGTCTTCGGTCCGAAAACGCGCGCTGCTTTGACTGCTGATTTGCAGTCGCAATTGCTCGCGACGGCAGAGCTGCCGACGAATCCGGAATGGACGCGTCAGACTTTGGTTGCCTACACCCCGACTTTCGCTGCGAGTCTGAGCTTGGGCGACAGCGGTGAGGCCGTGACCGAGCTGCAAAAAGTTTTACAAAAGCTCGGTTATTCTGAGCTCGCAATTTCCGGCGAATTTGACGAGGCGACTGAGCTCGCGGTGCTCGATTTTCAAATCAAATCGGAAGTGCTCGCCACGAGCACTGAATCGGGCGCTGGGAGTTTCGGCCCGAAGACGCGCGCGGCGATCAATTCCATTATTGACACGCAGCAAATCGCGCTCGCGGCGTAG
- a CDS encoding membrane lipoprotein lipid attachment site-containing protein, whose translation MKKIIYVLVISIILSGCNTNIAKQKTYSGILEITPATKGGAGYDSCLGSPFYKLKLSSGKEIRLDPYPYMSENNTISESEFEKLLGKILKITGNHIKQRAITIDESEGQHEVLPENIKPIKCDHIEITGFEILEQDE comes from the coding sequence ATGAAAAAAATAATTTATGTCTTGGTAATCAGCATAATATTATCAGGATGTAACACCAACATAGCTAAACAAAAAACTTATTCAGGCATCCTAGAAATAACCCCAGCGACCAAAGGAGGAGCTGGTTACGATTCGTGCTTAGGCTCCCCCTTCTACAAACTCAAACTATCCTCCGGCAAAGAGATCAGGCTTGATCCTTATCCTTATATGTCTGAAAACAATACTATATCTGAATCAGAATTTGAAAAATTACTAGGAAAAATTTTAAAAATCACTGGGAATCATATAAAACAACGAGCTATAACTATTGATGAGTCTGAAGGACAGCATGAAGTACTTCCAGAAAACATAAAACCAATTAAGTGTGACCACATTGAAATAACAGGGTTTGAAATTTTGGAACAGGATGAATGA
- the trpB gene encoding tryptophan synthase subunit beta, whose protein sequence is MNKKAYFGEFGGAFVPEVLRPALTELTQVWQDAQKDKKFWVEFHELATTYSCRPTPLTFCANISQKLGGAKIFLKREDLNQTGAHKFNNVLGQALLAKRLGKKRLIAETGAGQHGVATATIAAKFGFECTIYMGAVDVARQRPNVFWMEKLGAKVIPVESGTRRLKDAVAEAYRDWTGSVETTHYLLGSALGPAPFPEIVRDFQSIVGAEVRGEFLRKFKKLPDYLVACVGGGSNAIGLFHPFLKDTKVKLIGVEAGGRSQKLGENAVRLATQPHAPIGVFEGFRGEFLQDAYGNLAPTHSISAGLDHPGVGPEHSFLAQTGRAEYVAAHDAEVLAAAQFLMQNEGIIPALESSHALAHAFKIAPKLKNKSIVVNLSGRGDKDIFIYARALRDQNWKEFLRAEFNSL, encoded by the coding sequence GTGAATAAAAAAGCTTATTTCGGCGAGTTTGGTGGCGCATTTGTGCCGGAAGTTTTGCGCCCGGCTTTGACCGAGCTCACGCAAGTTTGGCAAGACGCTCAAAAAGACAAAAAGTTCTGGGTGGAATTTCATGAGCTCGCGACGACTTATTCCTGCCGCCCGACGCCACTGACTTTCTGTGCCAACATTTCTCAAAAACTCGGCGGCGCAAAAATTTTTCTCAAGCGCGAAGATTTGAATCAAACCGGCGCGCACAAATTTAACAATGTCTTGGGTCAGGCTTTGCTCGCGAAAAGACTGGGCAAAAAAAGATTGATTGCGGAGACAGGCGCCGGACAGCATGGTGTCGCGACGGCGACGATTGCGGCGAAATTCGGTTTCGAGTGCACGATTTACATGGGCGCGGTCGATGTCGCGCGGCAACGCCCGAATGTTTTTTGGATGGAAAAATTGGGTGCAAAAGTTATTCCGGTCGAGTCAGGAACGCGCCGGCTGAAAGACGCGGTCGCCGAGGCTTATCGTGATTGGACGGGCAGCGTGGAGACGACGCATTATTTGCTCGGGAGCGCGCTTGGTCCGGCACCATTTCCTGAGATTGTCCGCGATTTTCAATCAATCGTCGGCGCGGAAGTGCGCGGAGAATTTCTCCGCAAATTCAAAAAGCTGCCGGATTATTTAGTTGCCTGCGTCGGTGGCGGCTCAAACGCAATCGGGCTTTTTCATCCATTTTTGAAAGACACGAAAGTTAAATTAATTGGTGTCGAGGCGGGCGGGCGTTCCCAAAAACTCGGCGAAAACGCTGTTCGTCTCGCGACGCAACCGCACGCGCCCATCGGAGTTTTCGAGGGCTTCCGGGGAGAATTTTTGCAAGACGCTTACGGTAATCTCGCACCGACGCATTCGATTTCCGCCGGGCTCGATCATCCGGGTGTCGGACCGGAGCATTCCTTCCTCGCGCAAACCGGTCGGGCGGAATATGTCGCAGCGCATGATGCGGAGGTGCTCGCCGCCGCGCAATTTCTCATGCAAAACGAAGGCATCATTCCGGCGCTCGAGAGTTCGCATGCGTTGGCGCACGCTTTCAAAATCGCGCCGAAACTCAAAAATAAATCGATCGTCGTCAATCTGTCCGGCCGCGGTGACAAAGATATTTTCATTTACGCGCGCGCTCTGCGCGACCAAAATTGGAAAGAATTTTTGCGGGCGGAATTTAACTCACTTTGA